One Streptomyces coeruleorubidus DNA segment encodes these proteins:
- a CDS encoding mechanosensitive ion channel family protein, whose product MENLLRPLIVVGGSVVLTLVIGWATDFLLRKADERHHETPLWGLLRRGRIPYQLLLCAALLRGSYDEAQLLESRDEGIGRALTLVLIGSAAWLVIRIAAAIVETSYSRYASARAHRDPARVRRVRTQVTLIMRVVSAIVGVVAAASMLLTFPAFRAAGASLLASAGILGIVAGVAAQSTLSNMFAGFQIAFGDMVRIGDTVVVDGEWGTVEEITLTFLTVRTWDERRITMPVSYFTSKPFENWSRGTPQMTGTVFWHVDHTAPVDAMREKLRDILRECPAWDGRAYDLSVTDTTPNTMQVRALVTAKDADDIWTVRVTVREQMVRWLADEHPYALPRVNTADAILPPSRNGHRPSHDGVPPQQRRFHGSPRPER is encoded by the coding sequence ATGGAGAACCTGCTACGACCGCTGATCGTGGTCGGTGGCTCGGTCGTGCTCACGCTGGTGATCGGCTGGGCCACCGACTTCCTGCTGCGCAAGGCCGACGAACGGCACCACGAGACCCCGCTGTGGGGGCTGCTCCGCCGCGGCCGCATCCCCTACCAGCTGCTGCTGTGTGCGGCCCTGCTGCGAGGGTCGTACGACGAGGCGCAACTGCTGGAGAGTCGCGACGAGGGCATCGGCCGGGCGCTGACGCTTGTGCTGATCGGGTCGGCCGCCTGGCTGGTCATCCGGATCGCGGCGGCGATCGTCGAGACGTCGTACAGCCGGTACGCCAGCGCCCGGGCCCACCGCGACCCGGCCAGGGTCCGCCGGGTGCGCACCCAGGTGACGCTGATCATGCGGGTGGTGTCCGCGATCGTCGGCGTGGTGGCGGCGGCGAGCATGCTGCTGACGTTCCCGGCGTTCCGCGCGGCGGGTGCCTCGCTGCTGGCCTCGGCCGGCATCCTCGGCATCGTCGCCGGTGTCGCCGCGCAGTCCACGCTGAGCAACATGTTCGCCGGGTTCCAGATCGCCTTCGGCGACATGGTGCGCATCGGGGACACCGTCGTCGTGGACGGCGAGTGGGGCACGGTAGAGGAGATCACGCTGACGTTCCTGACCGTGCGCACCTGGGACGAGCGGCGGATCACCATGCCGGTGTCGTACTTCACGTCCAAGCCGTTCGAGAACTGGTCGCGCGGCACGCCGCAGATGACCGGCACCGTCTTCTGGCACGTCGACCACACGGCCCCCGTCGACGCGATGCGCGAGAAGCTCCGCGACATCCTGCGCGAGTGCCCGGCCTGGGACGGCCGTGCCTACGACCTGTCCGTCACGGACACCACCCCGAACACCATGCAGGTGCGGGCCCTGGTGACCGCCAAGGACGCGGACGACATCTGGACCGTGCGGGTCACCGTCCGCGAGCAGATGGTCCGCTGGCTGGCCGACGAGCACCCCTACGCCCTGCCCCGGGTCAACACGGCGGACGCGATCCTGCCGCCGTCCCGAAACGGCCACCGCCCGTCCCACGACGGCGTCCCGCCCCAGCAGCGCCGCTTCCACGGCTCGCCGAGGCCGGAGCGCTGA
- a CDS encoding dienelactone hydrolase family protein, which translates to MDIMLFHSTHGLRPAVLQAADRLRAAGHEVWTPDLFEGRTFDTVEEGMEHKEKIGKEELLKRAVLAAAPYSERGLVYAGFSLGASIAQTLALGDDKARGLLLLHGTSDIAPGVTVDELPVQLHVAEPDPFETDDWLSAWYLQMGRTGADVEVYRYAGAGHLYTDPDLPDYDEEAAEATWRVALGFLDSL; encoded by the coding sequence ATGGACATCATGCTCTTTCACTCGACCCATGGGCTGCGGCCCGCGGTGCTCCAGGCCGCCGACCGGTTGCGCGCGGCCGGACACGAGGTGTGGACGCCCGACCTCTTCGAGGGGCGCACGTTCGACACGGTCGAGGAGGGCATGGAGCACAAGGAGAAGATCGGCAAGGAGGAGCTGCTGAAGCGGGCCGTGCTGGCCGCCGCGCCCTACTCCGAGCGCGGGCTGGTCTACGCGGGGTTCTCGCTCGGCGCATCCATCGCCCAGACCCTCGCCCTCGGCGACGACAAGGCGCGCGGGCTGCTGCTCCTGCACGGCACGTCGGACATCGCGCCGGGCGTCACGGTGGACGAGCTGCCGGTCCAGCTGCACGTGGCGGAGCCGGACCCGTTCGAGACGGACGACTGGCTCAGCGCCTGGTACCTCCAGATGGGCCGGACCGGCGCCGACGTCGAGGTGTACCGGTATGCCGGGGCCGGTCACCTCTACACCGATCCCGACCTGCCGGACTACGACGAGGAGGCCGCCGAGGCCACCTGGCGGGTGGCGCTCGGCTTCCTCGACAGCTTGTAG
- the dnaE gene encoding DNA polymerase III subunit alpha, whose translation MSKPPFTHLHVHTQYSLLDGAARLKDMFNACNEMGMTHIAMSDHGNLHGAYDFFHSAQKAGVTPIIGIEAYVAPESRRNKRKIQWGQPHQKRDDVSGSGGYTHKTMWAVNKTGLHNLFRLSSDAYAEGWLQKWPRMDKETIAKWSEGIVASTGCPSGEVQTRLRLGHFDEALKAAADYQDIFGKDRYFLELMDHGIEIEHRVRDGLLEIAKKLGIPPLVTNDSHYTYSHEASAHDALLCIQTGKNLSDPDRFRFDGTGYYLKSTDEMYAIDSSDAWQEGCANTRLIAEMVDTTGMFEKRDLMPKFDIPEGYTEVSWFREETLRGMHRRFPDGIPDDRMKQVEYEMDTIISMGFPGYFLVVADFIMWAKKQGIAVGPGRGSAAGSIVAYALGITDLDPIPHGLIFERFLNPERISMPDVDIDFDERRRVEVIRYVTEKYGADKVAMIGTYGTIKAKNAIKDSARVLGYPYAMGDRLTKAMPADVLGKGINLDGITNPEHPRYSEAGEIRAMYENEPDVKKVIDTAKGVEGLVRQMGVHAAGVIMSSETITDHVPVWVRHTDGVTITQWDYPSCESLGLLKMDFLGLRNLTIMDDAVKMVKSNKGIDIDLLSLPLDDPTTFELLQRGDTLGVFQFDGGPMRSLLRLMKPDNFEDISAVSALYRPGPMGMNSHTNYALRKNGQQDITPIHPELEEPLKEVLDVTHGLIVYQEQVQKAAQIIAGYSLGEADILRRVMGKKKPEELAKNFVLFQEGARKKGFSDEAIQALWDVLVPFAGYAFNKAHSAAYGLVSYWTAYLKANHPAEYMAALLTSVKDDKDKSAVYLNECRRMGIKVLPPDVNESMSNFAAQGDDVILFGLSAVRNVGTNVVESIIRCRKAKGKYTSFPDYLDKVDAVVCNKRTTESLIKAGAFDAMGHTRKGLTAHYEPMIDNVVAVKRKEAEGQFDLFGGMGEAESSEPGFGLDVEFTTEEWDKTYLLAQEREMLGLYVSDHPLFGLEHILSDKADAGISQLTGGEHADGAVVTIGGIISGLQRKMTKQGNAWAIATVEDLAGSIECMFFPATYQLVSTQLVEDAVVFVKGRLDKREDVPRLVAMELMVPDLSNAGTNAPVILTIPATRVTPPLVSRLGEVLSHHKGDSEVRIKLQGPTKTTVLRLDRHRVKPDPALFGDLKVLLGPSCLAG comes from the coding sequence GTGTCAAAGCCGCCGTTCACGCACCTGCACGTCCACACCCAGTACTCGCTGCTGGACGGTGCCGCGCGGCTGAAGGACATGTTCAACGCGTGCAACGAGATGGGCATGACGCACATCGCCATGTCCGACCACGGCAACCTCCACGGGGCGTACGACTTCTTCCACTCCGCGCAGAAGGCCGGGGTCACCCCGATCATCGGCATCGAGGCGTACGTCGCGCCCGAGTCGCGCCGCAACAAGCGCAAGATCCAGTGGGGCCAGCCGCACCAGAAGCGGGACGACGTCTCCGGTTCCGGTGGTTACACCCACAAGACGATGTGGGCCGTGAACAAGACCGGCCTGCACAACCTCTTCCGGCTCTCCTCGGACGCGTACGCCGAGGGCTGGCTGCAGAAGTGGCCCCGGATGGACAAGGAGACCATCGCCAAGTGGTCCGAGGGGATCGTCGCCTCCACCGGCTGCCCCTCCGGCGAGGTCCAGACCCGGCTGCGCCTCGGCCACTTCGACGAGGCCCTCAAGGCCGCCGCCGACTACCAGGACATCTTCGGCAAGGACCGCTACTTCCTGGAGCTGATGGACCACGGCATCGAGATCGAGCACCGGGTCCGCGACGGCCTGCTCGAGATCGCCAAGAAGCTCGGCATCCCCCCGCTGGTCACCAACGACTCGCACTACACCTACTCGCACGAGGCGAGCGCCCACGACGCCCTGCTGTGCATCCAGACCGGCAAGAACCTCTCCGACCCCGACCGCTTCAGGTTCGACGGCACCGGCTACTACCTGAAGTCCACGGACGAGATGTACGCCATCGACTCCTCGGACGCCTGGCAGGAGGGCTGCGCCAACACCCGGCTGATCGCCGAGATGGTCGACACCACGGGCATGTTCGAAAAGCGCGACCTGATGCCGAAGTTCGACATCCCGGAGGGGTACACGGAGGTCAGCTGGTTCCGCGAGGAGACCCTGCGCGGCATGCACCGCCGCTTCCCGGACGGCATCCCGGACGACCGCATGAAGCAGGTCGAGTACGAGATGGACACCATCATCTCGATGGGCTTCCCGGGCTACTTCCTCGTGGTCGCCGACTTCATCATGTGGGCCAAGAAGCAGGGCATCGCGGTCGGCCCCGGCCGAGGCTCCGCGGCCGGCTCGATCGTCGCCTACGCCCTCGGCATCACCGACCTCGACCCCATCCCGCACGGTCTGATCTTCGAGCGGTTCCTCAACCCCGAGCGCATCTCCATGCCCGATGTCGACATCGACTTCGACGAGCGCCGGCGCGTCGAGGTGATCCGGTACGTGACGGAGAAGTACGGCGCCGACAAGGTCGCCATGATCGGCACGTACGGCACCATCAAGGCCAAGAACGCGATCAAGGACTCCGCGCGCGTGCTGGGCTACCCGTACGCGATGGGCGACCGCCTCACCAAGGCCATGCCCGCCGACGTCCTCGGCAAGGGCATCAACCTCGACGGCATCACCAACCCCGAGCACCCCCGCTACTCGGAGGCGGGCGAGATCCGGGCGATGTACGAGAACGAGCCGGACGTGAAGAAGGTCATCGACACCGCCAAGGGCGTCGAGGGCCTGGTCCGGCAGATGGGCGTGCACGCCGCCGGCGTGATCATGTCCAGCGAGACGATCACCGACCACGTCCCGGTCTGGGTCAGGCACACCGACGGCGTGACCATCACGCAGTGGGACTATCCGAGCTGTGAGTCGCTCGGCCTGCTGAAGATGGACTTCCTGGGCCTGCGCAACCTGACGATCATGGACGACGCCGTCAAGATGGTGAAGTCCAACAAGGGGATCGACATCGATCTCCTGAGCCTCCCGCTCGACGACCCCACGACCTTCGAACTCCTCCAGCGCGGCGACACCCTCGGCGTCTTCCAGTTCGACGGCGGCCCCATGCGCTCCCTGCTCCGGCTGATGAAGCCGGACAACTTCGAAGACATCTCCGCCGTGTCGGCCCTGTACCGCCCGGGCCCGATGGGAATGAACTCCCACACGAACTACGCGCTGCGCAAGAACGGCCAGCAGGACATCACGCCGATCCACCCCGAGCTGGAGGAGCCGCTCAAGGAGGTCCTGGACGTCACCCACGGCCTGATCGTCTACCAGGAGCAGGTGCAGAAGGCCGCCCAGATCATCGCCGGCTACTCGCTCGGCGAGGCCGACATCCTCCGCCGCGTGATGGGCAAGAAGAAGCCCGAGGAACTGGCGAAGAACTTCGTCCTCTTCCAGGAGGGCGCCCGCAAGAAGGGCTTCAGCGACGAGGCCATCCAGGCGCTCTGGGACGTGCTGGTCCCCTTCGCCGGCTACGCGTTCAACAAGGCGCACTCCGCCGCGTACGGACTCGTCTCGTACTGGACGGCGTACCTCAAGGCGAATCACCCCGCCGAGTACATGGCCGCGCTCCTCACGTCCGTGAAGGACGACAAGGACAAGTCGGCCGTCTACCTCAACGAGTGCCGCCGCATGGGCATCAAGGTCCTCCCGCCGGACGTCAACGAGTCGATGTCCAACTTCGCCGCCCAGGGCGACGACGTGATCCTCTTCGGCCTCTCCGCCGTCCGCAACGTCGGTACGAACGTCGTCGAGTCGATCATCAGGTGCCGCAAGGCCAAGGGGAAGTACACCTCGTTCCCGGACTACCTCGACAAGGTCGACGCGGTGGTCTGCAACAAGCGCACCACCGAGTCGCTGATCAAGGCCGGCGCCTTCGACGCCATGGGCCACACCCGCAAGGGCCTCACCGCGCATTACGAGCCGATGATCGACAACGTGGTCGCGGTCAAGCGCAAGGAGGCCGAGGGGCAGTTCGACCTCTTCGGCGGCATGGGCGAGGCCGAGAGCAGCGAGCCGGGCTTCGGGCTCGACGTGGAGTTCACCACCGAGGAGTGGGACAAGACCTATCTGCTCGCCCAGGAGCGGGAGATGCTCGGTCTGTACGTCTCCGACCACCCGCTGTTCGGCCTGGAGCACATCCTGTCCGACAAGGCCGACGCGGGCATCTCCCAGCTGACCGGTGGTGAGCACGCGGACGGCGCGGTCGTCACCATCGGCGGCATCATCTCCGGCCTCCAGCGCAAGATGACCAAGCAGGGCAACGCCTGGGCCATCGCCACCGTCGAGGACCTCGCAGGCTCGATCGAGTGCATGTTCTTCCCGGCGACCTACCAGCTCGTCTCGACCCAACTCGTCGAGGACGCCGTGGTGTTCGTCAAGGGCCGCCTCGACAAGCGCGAGGACGTGCCGCGGCTGGTCGCGATGGAACTGATGGTGCCGGACCTGTCGAACGCGGGCACCAACGCGCCCGTGATCCTCACCATCCCGGCCACCCGGGTCACGCCGCCGCTGGTCAGCCGCCTCGGCGAGGTCCTCAGCCACCACAAGGGCGACAGCGAGGTCCGGATCAAGCTCCAGGGGCCGACCAAGACGACCGTGCTGCGTCTGGACCGGCACCGGGTGAAGCCGGACCCGGCGCTCTTCGGTGACCTGAAGGTGCTGCTCGGCCCGTCCTGCCTGGCGGGCTGA
- a CDS encoding NYN domain-containing protein produces the protein MDRCIVLVDAGYLLGAAASLLAGEPSRSRITVDHTALIQGLRERAESDTQQPLLRIYWFDGAPDRVPQPEHRRLRVMPRVTVRLGALTRSDGRWAQKGVDAAMHAELTELARNRACSDIVLVTGDGDLLPGMMAAKEHGVAVHLWAVQAADGDYNQSEDLVAEADERRVLDRTWITKAVRAKEYTGACAPQPAPRPEIAAILSAPLPESALAAATERPAPQPQHPAAGAGQNGAEERVPAPKGVPTPKDLAALRAPGTQSAQQPASATLRWSSDKGWVDRPTAEPPEAALMPTLAQLTTAEQRWADREEDITTVGGDPYEVGQVFARRWVERLGDQNHLQKLSGMYPRIPHRVDGELLRYAARFGLLAHKDDQIDERDRYAIRAGFWKEIGVRTGVEHAPVGE, from the coding sequence GTGGACCGCTGCATCGTCCTGGTGGACGCGGGGTATCTGCTGGGGGCAGCGGCGAGTCTCCTCGCCGGGGAGCCCTCACGATCCCGGATCACCGTCGACCACACCGCCCTCATCCAAGGGCTGCGCGAACGCGCCGAGTCGGACACGCAGCAGCCGCTGCTGCGTATCTACTGGTTCGACGGCGCCCCCGACCGCGTCCCGCAACCCGAGCACCGCAGGCTGCGCGTGATGCCCCGGGTCACCGTCCGGCTGGGCGCGCTGACCCGCAGCGACGGCCGCTGGGCACAGAAGGGCGTGGACGCCGCGATGCACGCCGAGCTCACCGAACTGGCCCGCAACCGCGCCTGCTCCGACATCGTCCTCGTCACCGGTGACGGCGATCTGCTGCCCGGCATGATGGCCGCGAAGGAGCACGGCGTCGCCGTCCACCTGTGGGCCGTGCAGGCCGCCGACGGCGACTACAACCAGTCCGAGGACCTGGTCGCCGAGGCCGACGAGCGGCGCGTCCTGGACCGGACCTGGATCACCAAGGCCGTCCGCGCCAAGGAGTACACCGGCGCGTGCGCCCCGCAGCCCGCGCCCCGGCCCGAGATCGCCGCGATCCTCTCCGCCCCGCTGCCCGAGTCCGCGCTCGCCGCCGCGACCGAGCGCCCCGCACCGCAACCGCAGCACCCCGCGGCCGGCGCCGGGCAGAACGGCGCGGAGGAACGGGTGCCCGCCCCCAAAGGCGTCCCCACGCCCAAAGACCTGGCCGCCCTGCGCGCCCCCGGCACCCAGTCCGCTCAGCAGCCCGCCTCCGCCACCCTCCGCTGGTCCTCCGACAAGGGCTGGGTCGACCGGCCCACGGCCGAGCCTCCCGAGGCCGCGTTGATGCCGACGCTCGCCCAGCTGACCACGGCCGAGCAGCGGTGGGCCGACCGTGAGGAGGACATCACCACCGTCGGCGGCGATCCCTACGAGGTGGGGCAGGTCTTCGCCCGGCGCTGGGTCGAGCGCCTCGGCGACCAGAACCACCTGCAGAAACTGTCCGGGATGTACCCGCGCATCCCGCACCGCGTCGACGGGGAGCTGCTGCGCTACGCCGCCCGCTTCGGCCTGCTCGCCCACAAGGACGACCAGATCGACGAGCGGGACCGGTACGCCATCCGGGCCGGTTTCTGGAAGGAGATCGGCGTGCGCACGGGAGTGGAGCACGCGCCCGTCGGCGAATGA
- a CDS encoding DUF2252 domain-containing protein: MSFPQLDDEHRGEEILAVFDTAFGELLAADPAAFRVKFRKMAASAFAFYRGTACLFYHDLDQEKRGGPFLDERTSRVWIHGDLHAENFGTYMDANGRLIFNVNDFDEAYVGPFTWDLKRFAASIALIGYAKALSDEQISELVTIYAVAYRERIHALATGAKSDEVPPFTLDTAQGPLLDALRDARSLTRFGLLESMTEIRDFERRFAPGGGSVELDAATRYKVLAAFDGYLETLPDSSLARPDSYRVKDVVGRRGIGIGSAGLPSYNILLEGHSDALENDVVIYIKQAQTPAVSRHVTDQAIRDYFQHEGHRTVISQRALQAHADPWLGWTELDGAGQLVAEVSPYAVDLDWGDIDDAEEIAQVVADLGRATATMHSAADDQSGESLVPFSTERAIDAAIAADEEGFAPLLTDFAHSYGARARADHQTFVDLFRNGRIPGL, from the coding sequence ATGTCGTTCCCGCAGCTCGACGACGAGCACCGCGGCGAGGAGATCCTCGCCGTCTTCGACACCGCCTTCGGCGAGCTCCTGGCCGCCGACCCGGCCGCGTTCCGCGTGAAGTTCCGGAAGATGGCGGCCTCGGCCTTCGCGTTCTACCGGGGCACGGCGTGCCTCTTCTACCACGATCTCGACCAGGAGAAGCGGGGCGGGCCGTTCCTGGACGAGCGCACCTCACGCGTGTGGATCCACGGCGACCTGCACGCGGAGAACTTCGGCACGTACATGGACGCCAACGGCCGCCTGATCTTCAACGTCAACGACTTCGACGAGGCCTACGTCGGCCCCTTCACCTGGGACCTCAAGCGCTTCGCCGCCTCCATCGCCCTCATCGGGTACGCGAAGGCGCTCAGCGACGAGCAGATCTCCGAGCTGGTGACGATCTACGCGGTCGCGTACCGCGAGCGGATCCACGCCCTGGCCACCGGCGCCAAGAGCGACGAGGTGCCGCCGTTCACGCTGGACACCGCACAGGGCCCGCTGCTGGACGCGCTGCGTGACGCCCGGTCGCTGACCCGCTTCGGGCTGCTGGAGTCGATGACGGAGATCCGCGACTTCGAGCGCCGCTTCGCGCCGGGCGGCGGCTCGGTGGAGCTGGACGCGGCCACGCGCTACAAGGTCCTCGCCGCCTTCGACGGCTACCTGGAGACGCTGCCGGACAGCTCGCTGGCCCGCCCCGACTCCTACCGCGTGAAGGACGTCGTCGGCCGGCGCGGCATCGGCATCGGCTCGGCGGGGCTGCCGTCGTACAACATCCTCCTGGAGGGCCACAGCGACGCCCTGGAGAACGACGTGGTGATCTACATCAAGCAGGCCCAGACCCCGGCCGTCTCCCGGCACGTCACGGACCAGGCGATCCGCGACTACTTCCAGCACGAGGGGCACCGCACGGTCATCTCCCAGCGCGCCCTCCAGGCGCACGCCGACCCGTGGCTGGGCTGGACCGAGCTGGACGGCGCGGGCCAGCTGGTCGCCGAGGTCTCGCCGTACGCGGTGGATCTCGACTGGGGCGACATCGACGACGCGGAGGAGATCGCCCAGGTGGTGGCCGACCTCGGCCGGGCCACGGCCACGATGCACTCGGCGGCGGACGACCAGTCCGGCGAGTCCCTGGTCCCGTTCTCCACGGAGCGGGCCATCGACGCGGCGATCGCGGCCGACGAGGAGGGCTTCGCGCCGCTGCTGACCGACTTCGCGCACAGCTACGGCGCACGCGCGCGTGCCGACCACCAGACCTTCGTGGACCTGTTCCGCAACGGCCGGATCCCGGGTCTGTAA
- a CDS encoding DsbA family protein — MSKRNSQAAKTAARERLRIEREREAKRAKAKRQIIVAASIVGVLAIAGGIGYAVVQANKPTHWEAQKDAKVVAPANTTGAKGTTVVIGKDSAKKTLKIYEDPRCPVCAQFEQTVGPTVKKDIDDGKFKMQFIGATFIDNKDNGEGSKNALSALGAALNVSPEAFLDYKAALYSAKYHPEETTDKFKDDSYLIKVANTVPELKGNKKFQDAVEKGTYDAWAMAMSKTFDDNKDGVQGTPGFVMDGKQLTADKQGTPLMTVADFNRVVGEALKK; from the coding sequence ATGAGCAAGCGGAACAGCCAGGCGGCGAAGACGGCGGCCCGTGAGCGGCTGCGCATCGAGCGCGAGCGCGAGGCCAAGCGGGCGAAGGCCAAGCGGCAGATCATCGTCGCCGCCTCCATCGTCGGCGTCCTGGCGATAGCCGGCGGCATCGGTTACGCGGTCGTCCAGGCCAACAAGCCCACGCACTGGGAGGCCCAGAAGGACGCCAAGGTCGTCGCCCCGGCCAACACCACGGGTGCCAAGGGCACCACGGTCGTCATCGGCAAGGACTCGGCCAAGAAGACCCTGAAGATCTACGAGGATCCGCGCTGCCCCGTGTGCGCCCAGTTCGAGCAGACCGTCGGTCCGACCGTGAAGAAGGACATCGACGACGGCAAGTTCAAGATGCAGTTCATCGGCGCCACCTTCATCGACAACAAGGACAACGGCGAGGGCTCCAAGAACGCGCTGAGCGCCCTGGGTGCCGCGCTGAACGTCAGCCCCGAGGCGTTCCTCGACTACAAGGCCGCGCTGTACTCGGCGAAGTACCACCCGGAGGAGACGACCGACAAGTTCAAGGACGACAGCTACCTGATCAAGGTCGCGAACACCGTCCCGGAGCTGAAGGGCAACAAGAAGTTCCAGGACGCGGTCGAGAAGGGCACCTACGACGCCTGGGCGATGGCCATGTCGAAGACCTTCGACGACAACAAGGACGGCGTGCAGGGCACCCCGGGCTTCGTCATGGACGGCAAGCAGCTCACCGCCGACAAGCAGGGCACGCCGCTGATGACAGTGGCCGACTTCAACAGGGTGGTGGGCGAGGCCCTCAAGAAGTGA
- a CDS encoding alkaline phosphatase D family protein, whose translation MTSRYRSSKPSEDLNSLTPRRRTVVKAAAATAVLAGPLAATLPARAVDQAPAFLHGVASGDPLPDGVLLWTRVTPVPEAIPGSGLGPDTEVSWIVARDKAFSTVVAKGSTTATAASDHTVKADIRGLEPATDYWFRFSAGGTDSPAARTRTAPAADAAVTGLRFGVVSCANWEAGYFSAYRHLAARGDLDAWLHLGDYVYEYGTGEYGTRGTVVRPHAPAHEIVTLADYRVRHARYKTDPDLQALHAAAPVVAIWDDHEFANDAWSGGAENHTEGAEGTWSARQAAAKQAYFEWMPVRPAIAGTTYRRLRFGKLADLSLLDLRSFRSQQVEVGNGEVDDPDRTLTGRAQLDWLKAGLKASDTTWRLVGNSVMVSPFAIGSLSADLLKPLAKLLGLPQEGLALNTDQWDGYTDDRRELLAHLRANAIRNTVFLTGDIHMAWANDVPVDAGTYPLSPSAATEFVVTSVTSDNLDDIVKVPQGTVSAVAAPVIRAANRHVHWVDTDRHGYGVLDITAERAQMDYYVLSDRTKHDATATWARSYRTRSGTQKIERVHDPV comes from the coding sequence GTGACCAGTCGATACAGATCATCGAAGCCGTCAGAGGACCTCAACTCCCTCACCCCGCGCCGCCGTACGGTCGTCAAGGCCGCGGCGGCGACCGCTGTCCTGGCCGGGCCGCTGGCAGCGACCCTGCCCGCGCGCGCCGTCGACCAGGCACCCGCCTTCCTGCACGGCGTCGCCTCCGGTGACCCCCTGCCGGACGGCGTCCTGCTGTGGACCCGCGTGACCCCGGTCCCGGAGGCGATACCCGGCTCCGGACTCGGTCCGGACACCGAGGTGAGCTGGATCGTCGCCAGGGACAAGGCGTTCAGCACCGTCGTCGCCAAGGGCTCCACCACCGCGACGGCCGCCTCCGACCACACCGTGAAGGCCGACATCCGCGGCCTGGAACCGGCCACCGACTACTGGTTCCGCTTCTCCGCCGGGGGCACCGACTCCCCCGCCGCCCGCACCCGCACCGCCCCGGCGGCCGACGCGGCCGTCACGGGCCTGCGCTTCGGCGTGGTCTCCTGCGCCAACTGGGAGGCCGGCTACTTCTCCGCGTACCGTCATCTCGCGGCCCGCGGCGACCTGGACGCCTGGCTGCACCTCGGCGACTACGTCTACGAGTACGGCACCGGCGAGTACGGCACCCGCGGCACGGTCGTCCGTCCGCACGCCCCGGCCCACGAGATCGTCACCCTCGCCGACTACCGCGTCCGGCACGCGCGTTACAAGACCGACCCGGACCTCCAGGCACTGCACGCCGCGGCCCCGGTCGTGGCGATCTGGGACGACCACGAGTTCGCCAACGACGCCTGGTCGGGCGGCGCGGAGAACCACACGGAGGGCGCCGAGGGCACCTGGTCCGCCCGCCAGGCCGCCGCCAAGCAGGCCTACTTCGAGTGGATGCCGGTGCGCCCGGCGATCGCGGGCACCACCTACCGCCGGCTGCGCTTCGGCAAGCTGGCCGACCTTTCACTGCTGGACCTGCGCTCCTTCCGCTCGCAGCAGGTCGAGGTGGGCAACGGCGAAGTCGACGACCCGGACCGCACGCTCACCGGCCGCGCCCAGCTGGACTGGCTGAAGGCGGGCCTGAAGGCGTCCGACACCACCTGGCGGCTGGTCGGCAACTCGGTGATGGTCTCGCCGTTCGCCATCGGCTCGCTCTCCGCCGATCTGCTGAAGCCGCTGGCCAAGCTGCTGGGCCTGCCGCAGGAGGGCCTCGCCCTCAACACCGACCAGTGGGACGGCTACACCGACGACCGCCGCGAACTCCTCGCCCACCTGCGCGCGAACGCGATCCGCAACACGGTCTTCCTCACCGGCGACATCCACATGGCCTGGGCCAACGACGTGCCGGTGGACGCCGGTACGTACCCGCTGTCCCCCTCGGCCGCCACGGAGTTCGTCGTCACCTCGGTCACCTCCGACAACCTCGACGACATCGTCAAGGTCCCTCAGGGCACGGTCTCCGCGGTCGCCGCACCCGTGATCCGCGCCGCCAACCGGCACGTCCACTGGGTCGACACCGACCGCCACGGCTACGGCGTCCTGGACATCACTGCCGAGCGGGCGCAGATGGACTACTACGTCCTGTCCGACCGCACGAAGCACGACGCCACCGCCACGTGGGCCCGCTCGTACCGCACGCGCAGCGGCACGCAGAAGATCGAACGCGTCCACGACCCGGTGTGA